In the genome of Salinigranum halophilum, the window TAACGCGGTGCCGTCGTCGACGGAGCCGGGGAGGTCGACGGCGTTGCCGACGAGGGCACCCAGCGCCACGGCGACGAGCAGCGGGCTGGTTCCGACGACACCCGCGAGGCTCCGCGCGGCGAGCGCCAACACGAGGAGCAACGAGAGGCCGGGGACGAGAGCCCGGAGCCGTTCGGAGAGCGACCGCATTCGTCGCAAACACGCGGGCGCGGGGTTCTGAACGTATCGGTTCCCTCGGAGATGACGGCAACTGATGCCGAAAATTCGGAGCGAGAGTCGGTGAGCGACGCCGTGGCCCGGCGGAGTTGGGGTGGTGCTGTCCGGTATCTCCCCGGCTCGCTGTCGCCCGGCCGTCGGGCGGTGTGCGCCGACCGTGTGAGTGTGTCGCATGGGGCGCGGCGCGGATTCTTTACTTCTTTAACCCCGGAGTCGGTCGAGAGAGATATGAGCAAGCACATCCTGCTCCTGGGCGCACCGGGCGCGGGCAAAGGGACGCAGTCGAAGCGACTGGCCGCCGAGTTCGACCTCGAACACGTCACGACGGGCGATGCGCTGCGGGCCAACAAGGACATGGACCTCGCACACATGGACACCGAGTTCGACACCCCGCGAGCGTACATGGAGGCGGGCGAACTCGTCCCCGACGCGGTCGTCAACGAGATCGTCAAGACCGCGCTGCAGGCGGCCGACGGCTACGTCCTCGACGGCTACCCGCGCAACCTCGACCAGGCGGAGTACCTCTCGGAGATCACCGACCTCGACGCCGCGCTGTTCCTCGACGTGAGCGAGGAGGAACTCGTCGAGCGCCTCACCGGCCGCCGGGTCTGCGCGGAGTGTGGCACGAACTATCACGTCGAGTTCAGCCCGCCCACAGAGGCGGGCGTCTGTGACGACTGTGGCGGCGAACTCGTCCAGCGCGACGACGACACCGAAGAGACCGTCCGCGAGCGGCTTCGCGTCTACCGCGAGAACACCGAACCCGTCGTCGAGCACTACCGCGAGCGCGGCGAACTCGTCGAAATCGACGGCGAGGGGACGCCGGACGAGGTCTTCGACGCCATCGTCGACGCGGTCGACGAGTAACGCCCGCACCGGCCGAACGCTCTTTTCACCCAGGTCCGAAGCACGAGGTGTAGATGCCCTCCAGCAGACGCACGTACTGCCGAAGAGCGGTCGGTCTCCTCGTGATGGCGGCCGGGTGTAGCGGCCGCCCCGGGTCGTCGTCCGCGTCGACGGCCGACACGCCCGTGACAGCGACAGGACGCGTGGACGAACGGACGTCCACCACGACAGCCACGGCCGCGGAGACGACGTCGCTTGTCCTGCACGGCGTCGACGCGGACGACCTGCCCCGTCGGGCACGAGTCGGCGTCGTCTCGCCCGAGGTGTGGGGCTGGGTGACGACAGCGGTCGAGACGGGTGCCGCGGACGTCGGGGTCGCAGACGGCTGGACGCCGACGTTTCCGTCCGAGGGGCCGACGCCGTCCGGACGACGTACCGCGCCGCCGAGGCAAGCTATCGGTTGAAGACGGAGCCGGTCGGCGCCATCGAGGAGGCGGACCCACCCGAGCCGACGGATACGGTCGCGAACGTGGCTTCGCTCCCACCCGCCCAGCGCCGAATCGCGCGGGCGGCCGTCCAGAACGAGGCCGGCTACGACGTCGGCTACCACGAGGAGCGGAGCGAGGCGTTCGAGGCGGTCAGCGAGTACGACGACCTCCGTTTCGAGGGGGAGACGTACTGGACGTTCACGGTCCACGGCGACAGGTTCCTCGTCCACACCACCCTGTGGGCGGAGCCAGTCGAGCAGGTCGGCGAGGACGACGTCGTCTTCGAGGTGAACCCTGTGATCCTCTCCGACCGGGGATTCGAGGCCGTCACCACTGCCATCGAATCGCCGGCCGCGACTGCCGAGACGGTTCCGGAGACGCTGGCCGACGCCACGGCGACGTACGACGCGCTGGCCACGACGATTGCACTGTACCGGGCCCGACTCCGCTGAGCGCCACGCTCGGGGCCTCGTCCGAACCGTGACGGGTCAGGGAACGAGCACGCCCTCGGGCGGCGTGACGTCGGACGCGAGCACGTTCGTCCGGAGATATCTGTCGAGTTCGCGTCGCACGCCAGCGTCGACGTCGTACATGCCGAGCGCCATCGCGGCGCCGGCGGTCCCGTTCGCGGTCACGAGGAGGTAGCTCGCGACGTCGTGGCTGTCGACGGGCTCGAACTGCCCCTGCGCGATGCCCTCTTCGAGGATGTCGACGAACAGGTCGATGACCGACTGCTCGTAGGCCGTGAGCCGCTCGTGGAAGCGTTCGTTGTGTGGGGCGTGTGAGAGCAGTTCCATCATCGCCACGTTGATGCCGCAGTCGACGTCGTCACGGGGGTCACCGACGAGGAAGTCGAGGGCGTCGTAGAGGCGGGTGACGGGGTCGTCGTCGAGTTCCGAGAGCTGGTCGCGGTTACGTTCGATAGCCCAGTCGAGAAAGGCGACGACGAGGTCGTCTTTCGTGTCGTAGTGGTAGAAGAAGAACGCCTCGCTCTTGTCCGATTCGGCGGCGACCTTCTTCGTCGTCAGCCCGGCGTACCCGTGGGTCGCCAGCGCGTTCTTCACCGCGTTGACGACCTCCGCGCGGGCCGTCGGGGAGGGGCTGTTGCTCATCTGCCCGGTCTCGGGTTTCGACTCATATAGGGATGTCCACTCCGCTCCCGGTGGCTGAGTGTTCACTCAAAAGAGTTATGTGTGTCGGGGCTGAGCATTCACTCAGCATGCGAACCACACCAACAGCCGACGGGCGCAGTCTCCGCTCGGGTCGTGGCCGGACGACGGTCGTAAGCGGCCTGACGACGCTAGTGATTCTCACGGTCGCCTTCGGCGCGATGGCACTCGGGGTGCCGTACTTCTGGGTCGTCTTCCCCGTCGGATTCGGCGGTGTCCTCCCCCTCGTCGTGGCCCACAGCCTCCGAACCGACCGCGCGTCGGGTGGGTCGCCGACCGCGCACCCCGACTCGGCCTCCGGCGGACACGACACACGGGACGAGGCGCTTCGGACGCTCAGAACGCGGTACGCGCACGGCGACCTGACCGACGAGGCGTTCGAGCGACGCCTTGAGAAGCTCTTACAGACCGAGACCGTCGCCGACGCCGCGGACTGGGCCCGGGGCGGAACTCGCGACACCGACAGCGATGGGGGTCCCTCCGGTGGTGACTGAGTACGGGTCGACCACCGTGTGGCGCCGGCGATACCACCGATACGCCCACCTCGCCCTGGCGACGTGGCTCGGGGTCGTCCTCTACTCGCCGCTCGGCGGCGACGCGCGGGCGCTCCTCGTCACGCGCACTGTCGTCTTTCCGTTGCTCGTCGTGTCGGGCCTCCTGCTCTGGCAGGCCCCGGCGCTCCGCCGGCGACTGCGTGGCTGACCGACCGGTTCCGCTGACGCGCTCTCCACTCGCCTCGGCCCTCCTCCACGTCCCGCTGACGCTCCCTCCACCCGTCGCGACCGCCACTCGGACGCCACGCCGCCCGCATCGAGAGTAAAAGGTTCATAACGGCTGATTGCTTATCAGCCCGCAATGGCACGGACAGAGCAGAAGGTGCGCGACCTCGTCGGCGGCGACGGCGAGATGCGCGATGCGGTCGAGACGGTCCTCGCTCACGTTGACGACAGCGAGACCGGTGAAGTCGCGTGGGTCGACGTGAAGGGCGACCTCACGAGCGGGCAGTGGGGCCGACTCATCGAGCGCGGCATCCTCGTCGAGGGCGACGCTGGGTTCCGACTCGCCGACACCGAGGCGGTGCGGAACGGACTCAACGGCGAGACCGACTCGACGTCGACCTCGAAATCGACCACCACGTCCAAGTCGGCGTCATCCGACGACGAGGGCTCCTCGTGGTCGAAGTACGACAAGGGTGCGGCGGTGGTGACCGTCGCCCTGTTCGCCGGGTACTCGTGGAAGCCACTTCGCGACATCATCGGTGGCGCAATGGACGTCGCGCTGGGGCCACTGGCGACGCTGATGCCGTTCTACGCCGTCGTGATGGTACTCGCACTGGCGACGGGGCTGTACTCGACGCTCCTGCAGGCGAACCTCATGGACATGGACAAGATGTCCAAGTACCAAGAGAAGATGAAGGACATCCAGGCGCGGCGCAAGCAGGCCAAAGAGGACGGCGACGACGACGAACTCGACCGCATCCAGGAAGAACAGATGGAGGCGATGGGCGACCAGATGGGCATGTTCAAAGAGCAGTTCCGCCCGATGGTGTGGATCATGTTCTTCACCATCCCCGTGTTCCTCTGGATGTACTGGGGCATCGGCATCGGCCCGAACGCGGAGTCACACGTCCCCCTGCAGAACCTCGTTCTGCCGCTGATGGGTGAAGTCGCGTGGACCGACCAAGTCCTCGGCCCCATCCAGGCGTGGATCGTCTGGTACTTCCTCTGCTCGATGGGCTTCACCCAGATCATCCG includes:
- a CDS encoding adenylate kinase, with product MSKHILLLGAPGAGKGTQSKRLAAEFDLEHVTTGDALRANKDMDLAHMDTEFDTPRAYMEAGELVPDAVVNEIVKTALQAADGYVLDGYPRNLDQAEYLSEITDLDAALFLDVSEEELVERLTGRRVCAECGTNYHVEFSPPTEAGVCDDCGGELVQRDDDTEETVRERLRVYRENTEPVVEHYRERGELVEIDGEGTPDEVFDAIVDAVDE
- a CDS encoding TetR/AcrR family transcriptional regulator; the protein is MSNSPSPTARAEVVNAVKNALATHGYAGLTTKKVAAESDKSEAFFFYHYDTKDDLVVAFLDWAIERNRDQLSELDDDPVTRLYDALDFLVGDPRDDVDCGINVAMMELLSHAPHNERFHERLTAYEQSVIDLFVDILEEGIAQGQFEPVDSHDVASYLLVTANGTAGAAMALGMYDVDAGVRRELDRYLRTNVLASDVTPPEGVLVP
- a CDS encoding SHOCT domain-containing protein translates to MRTTPTADGRSLRSGRGRTTVVSGLTTLVILTVAFGAMALGVPYFWVVFPVGFGGVLPLVVAHSLRTDRASGGSPTAHPDSASGGHDTRDEALRTLRTRYAHGDLTDEAFERRLEKLLQTETVADAADWARGGTRDTDSDGGPSGGD
- a CDS encoding DUF106 domain-containing protein, producing MARTEQKVRDLVGGDGEMRDAVETVLAHVDDSETGEVAWVDVKGDLTSGQWGRLIERGILVEGDAGFRLADTEAVRNGLNGETDSTSTSKSTTTSKSASSDDEGSSWSKYDKGAAVVTVALFAGYSWKPLRDIIGGAMDVALGPLATLMPFYAVVMVLALATGLYSTLLQANLMDMDKMSKYQEKMKDIQARRKQAKEDGDDDELDRIQEEQMEAMGDQMGMFKEQFRPMVWIMFFTIPVFLWMYWGIGIGPNAESHVPLQNLVLPLMGEVAWTDQVLGPIQAWIVWYFLCSMGFTQIIRKGLNIDMSPTAS